In a genomic window of Sphingomonas koreensis:
- a CDS encoding MerR family transcriptional regulator encodes MTTGPEKGALDKKPGAFRTIGELAQEIGRPQHILRYWETRFAQLRPLQRAGGRRYYRPEDVALVRRIDALLGKEGYTIRGVQRLLAGERGAGRKESGVTLADVRDALAQALKDDGG; translated from the coding sequence ATGACCACCGGGCCGGAAAAGGGCGCGTTGGACAAGAAGCCAGGCGCCTTCCGGACGATCGGCGAACTTGCCCAGGAAATCGGGCGGCCCCAGCACATCCTGCGCTATTGGGAGACGCGCTTCGCGCAGCTCCGTCCGCTCCAGCGCGCCGGCGGGCGGCGCTATTACCGGCCGGAGGATGTGGCGCTGGTACGCCGCATCGACGCACTGCTTGGCAAGGAAGGTTACACGATCCGCGGCGTCCAGAGGCTGCTGGCGGGCGAGCGGGGCGCGGGCCGCAAGGAATCGGGCGTGACACTTGCCGATGTCCGCGATGCGCTCGCGCAGGCACTCAAGGATGATGGCGGCTGA
- a CDS encoding ATP-dependent DNA helicase has protein sequence MNPLPYPALYASHGGIWIATGEGTRSIGRGEAVRIAADTPVILLNAPLAAQRLGYAELSGLDLLELFAFLRPSRFMVPTPRGVARTLGLPEPEDDAGIAAFLREAAQAMLSIAETDWPEREGAWHAAQSLARLRWSWAPALAQRLHRPETPERWLFSRLPEWSEQPPRTPPRTISLEPDEVRARLTELTGNGAEEREGQRLYAEAAASAFAPRTLRDSPNLVLAEAGTGIGKTLGYLAPASLWAAKADGPVWVSTFTKALQRQLGHEGERLFADPEVRKRRIVTRKGRENYLCLLNLEDALQGGFAGRAAILAQLVARWAAYTADGDMIGGDLPGWLPALFRRNGSTALTDRRGECVYAGCPHYRKCFIERAARASADADIVIANHALVMVNAARGRETATRPTRYVFDEGHHLFDAADAMFGVALSGQETIELRRWITGPESGSRGRRRGLAARLSDVASYDDAGAQAIAEAVDAARALPSDGWLQRLAEGQPFGAIEQLLAAVRGLTYARDANGSGEAGYGLETELAEPDATLIDAAGPAAAALERLLRPMMALGRRLEAVLDEAPDWMDGQARARIEGAIASLGWRAETVAAWLALIARIGGPATDDFVDWLSVERIEGREIDVGLHRRWLDPSKPFAETVLKPAHGALVTSATLRAGGDWDVAEARSGAQHLLHPSVRFEAPSPFDYAGRSEVLIVTDVKRGDTAALAGAYARLIVAAQGGTLGLFTAIRRLRAVHARIADRLAREGLPLYAQHVDPIDTGTLVDIFRDDPRASLIGTDALRDGVDVPGHSLRLVVMEGVPWPKPSVLHAARRLAGGGSTYDDRIVRARLAQAFGRLIRRADDAGAFVLLSAAMPSRLLGAFPQGTPVSRITLDEAVQRVERLSSVAPLGQKAPAIVPPEA, from the coding sequence GTGAACCCGCTCCCCTATCCGGCCCTTTACGCCAGCCATGGCGGCATCTGGATCGCGACCGGTGAGGGAACGCGCAGTATCGGGCGGGGCGAGGCGGTGCGCATCGCCGCGGACACGCCGGTCATCCTGCTCAACGCGCCGCTCGCCGCGCAGCGGCTGGGCTATGCCGAGCTGTCGGGTCTCGACCTGCTCGAGCTTTTTGCCTTTCTCCGCCCCTCCCGCTTCATGGTGCCGACCCCGCGCGGCGTCGCCCGCACGCTCGGACTGCCTGAGCCCGAGGACGATGCGGGTATCGCCGCATTCCTCCGCGAGGCCGCCCAGGCGATGCTGTCCATCGCCGAAACCGACTGGCCCGAGCGCGAGGGCGCATGGCATGCTGCCCAGTCGCTCGCGCGGCTGCGCTGGAGTTGGGCACCGGCGCTGGCGCAGCGGCTGCATCGTCCCGAAACACCCGAGCGCTGGCTGTTCTCGCGCCTGCCCGAATGGAGCGAGCAGCCGCCCCGCACCCCGCCGCGCACCATCTCACTCGAACCGGATGAAGTCCGCGCACGCCTTACGGAGCTGACCGGGAACGGCGCCGAGGAGCGCGAGGGCCAGCGCCTTTATGCCGAGGCGGCGGCAAGCGCCTTCGCCCCGCGCACGCTCCGCGATTCGCCCAATCTAGTGCTGGCTGAAGCGGGCACCGGGATCGGCAAGACCCTGGGTTATCTCGCCCCCGCCTCGCTCTGGGCGGCCAAGGCCGATGGACCGGTCTGGGTCTCGACCTTCACCAAGGCGTTGCAACGCCAGCTCGGCCATGAGGGCGAGCGGCTGTTCGCCGATCCCGAGGTCCGCAAGCGCCGCATCGTCACGCGCAAGGGGCGGGAGAATTATCTCTGCCTGCTCAACCTCGAGGATGCGCTGCAGGGCGGGTTCGCCGGGCGCGCGGCGATCCTCGCCCAGCTGGTGGCGCGCTGGGCGGCCTATACCGCCGATGGCGACATGATCGGCGGCGACCTGCCCGGCTGGCTGCCGGCCCTGTTCCGGCGCAACGGATCGACCGCCCTCACCGACCGGCGCGGCGAGTGCGTCTATGCCGGCTGCCCACACTATCGGAAGTGCTTCATCGAGCGCGCAGCGCGGGCGAGCGCAGACGCCGACATCGTCATCGCCAACCACGCGCTGGTGATGGTCAACGCGGCCCGCGGACGCGAGACCGCGACCCGCCCCACCCGCTATGTCTTCGACGAGGGGCATCACCTGTTCGATGCCGCCGACGCGATGTTCGGCGTCGCGCTGTCCGGGCAGGAGACGATCGAGCTGCGCCGCTGGATCACCGGCCCCGAATCAGGGTCCCGTGGCCGCCGCCGCGGGCTCGCAGCGCGCCTGTCGGACGTGGCAAGCTATGACGATGCCGGTGCGCAGGCAATCGCCGAGGCAGTCGATGCCGCGCGCGCGCTTCCCTCGGACGGCTGGCTCCAGCGGCTCGCCGAGGGCCAGCCTTTCGGCGCCATCGAACAGCTGCTCGCTGCCGTCCGCGGCCTCACCTACGCCCGCGACGCCAATGGTTCCGGCGAAGCAGGCTACGGGCTCGAGACCGAACTGGCCGAACCCGATGCGACGCTGATCGATGCCGCCGGCCCCGCCGCTGCCGCGCTCGAACGGCTGCTGCGCCCGATGATGGCGCTCGGCCGGCGCCTCGAGGCGGTGCTCGACGAGGCGCCCGACTGGATGGACGGCCAGGCGCGCGCGCGGATCGAAGGCGCGATCGCCTCGCTCGGCTGGCGCGCCGAAACCGTAGCCGCCTGGCTCGCCCTGATCGCGCGCATCGGTGGCCCTGCCACCGATGACTTCGTCGACTGGCTTTCGGTCGAGCGGATCGAAGGGCGCGAGATCGATGTCGGGCTGCACCGCCGCTGGCTGGATCCCTCGAAGCCCTTTGCTGAAACCGTTCTGAAGCCCGCCCATGGCGCGCTCGTCACCTCGGCCACGCTGCGGGCGGGCGGCGACTGGGATGTCGCGGAAGCGCGGAGCGGCGCCCAGCACCTGCTTCACCCGTCCGTGCGTTTCGAAGCGCCCTCGCCCTTCGATTATGCCGGCCGATCCGAAGTGCTGATCGTCACCGACGTCAAGCGGGGCGACACCGCCGCGCTCGCCGGCGCCTATGCGCGCCTGATCGTCGCGGCGCAGGGCGGCACGCTCGGCCTGTTCACGGCGATCCGCCGCCTGCGGGCCGTGCATGCCCGCATCGCCGACCGGCTCGCGCGGGAAGGGCTGCCGCTCTACGCCCAGCATGTCGATCCGATCGATACCGGAACCCTCGTCGATATCTTCCGTGACGATCCGCGCGCTTCGCTGATCGGCACCGATGCGTTGCGCGACGGCGTCGATGTCCCCGGCCATTCGCTGCGGCTGGTGGTGATGGAAGGCGTACCCTGGCCCAAACCGAGCGTGCTTCACGCCGCACGGCGGCTTGCCGGCGGCGGGAGCACCTATGATGATCGCATCGTTCGCGCCCGGCTCGCCCAGGCCTTCGGGCGGCTGATCCGCCGCGCTGACGATGCCGGCGCCTTCGTCCTGCTCTCCGCTGCGATGCCCTCAAGGCTGCTCGGGGCGTTTCCGCAGGGCACCCCTGTATCGCGGATCACGCTCGACGAAGCTGTCCAGCGCGTCGAACGCCTTTCATCTGTCGCGCCGCTGGGGCAGAAGGCCCCCGCGATCGTCCCTCCGGAGGCCTGA
- a CDS encoding DMT family transporter, whose translation MHDSAPSRKAALQHSGAALPFAALLLGNVALAFGPWFVRAADVGPVAAGFWRLALGVPFLFAIVMATEGNPLRHAKGLGITLFFAGIAFAADLASWHVGILHTTLANATLFGNSATLMFPIWGFLIARAWPTRQQGIALALAAAGAVLLLGRSYSLSPQNMIGDLLCLLAGALYTVYFILMTRARGAMTPLSALALSSAVGTLPLLLFAIAMGEQIWPHNWGVLVGLALASQVFGQGLLIYALGHLSPLVVGIGLLSQPIIAGTIGWIVYGERLGVPDFIGAVLVAIALVLVRRGSTSPGQVATIADEAKP comes from the coding sequence ATGCACGACTCTGCCCCCTCAAGAAAAGCTGCGCTGCAGCATAGCGGAGCTGCACTGCCCTTCGCCGCGCTGCTGCTCGGGAACGTGGCACTGGCGTTTGGGCCATGGTTCGTGCGCGCTGCCGATGTCGGTCCTGTCGCCGCCGGCTTCTGGCGACTGGCGCTGGGCGTCCCGTTCCTGTTCGCCATCGTCATGGCGACCGAGGGGAACCCGCTGCGGCACGCCAAGGGCCTCGGCATCACCCTGTTCTTCGCAGGCATCGCCTTCGCCGCCGATCTCGCTTCCTGGCATGTCGGCATCCTGCACACCACGCTCGCCAATGCGACCTTGTTCGGCAACTCGGCGACCTTGATGTTCCCGATCTGGGGTTTCCTCATCGCGCGCGCCTGGCCGACCCGGCAACAGGGGATCGCGCTCGCACTTGCCGCCGCGGGTGCCGTCCTGCTGCTTGGCCGGTCGTACAGCCTCTCGCCGCAGAACATGATCGGCGACCTCCTCTGCCTGCTCGCGGGCGCGCTCTATACCGTCTATTTCATCCTGATGACCCGCGCGCGTGGGGCGATGACCCCATTGTCGGCACTGGCGCTATCCAGCGCGGTCGGCACGCTTCCGCTGCTGCTCTTCGCGATCGCGATGGGAGAACAGATCTGGCCGCATAACTGGGGCGTGCTGGTCGGACTCGCGCTCGCCAGCCAGGTGTTCGGGCAGGGCTTGCTCATATACGCGCTGGGCCATCTGTCGCCGCTCGTCGTCGGTATCGGCCTGCTCTCGCAGCCGATCATCGCCGGCACGATCGGCTGGATCGTCTATGGCGAGCGGCTCGGCGTGCCCGATTTCATCGGCGCGGTCCTGGTGGCGATCGCGCTCGTGCTGGTCCGCCGCGGTTCAACGTCGCCGGGGCAGGTTGCAACCATCGCTGACGAGGCTAAACCATGA
- a CDS encoding SixA phosphatase family protein: MKTLTLLRHAKSSWDDPVARDFDRPLNGKGQRAALAVGRYLRSEGMTFDHVVASPAIRIVETVEQIESGYGCDLAPIWDRRVYLASAGSLLDIVHELPAQARTALLLGHNPGLEDLILTLIPDRAGDALRDSVEEKFPTAAIAEMTFDVADWTAIRADSGTLVRFIRPRDLDPALGPAQD, encoded by the coding sequence ATGAAGACGCTGACGTTGCTGCGCCACGCCAAATCGAGCTGGGACGACCCCGTTGCGCGGGACTTTGACCGGCCGCTCAATGGCAAGGGACAGCGCGCCGCGCTCGCCGTCGGCCGCTATCTGCGCAGCGAAGGCATGACCTTCGACCATGTCGTGGCGTCACCCGCCATACGCATCGTCGAGACGGTCGAGCAGATCGAATCCGGCTATGGCTGCGATCTCGCCCCGATCTGGGATCGGCGCGTCTATCTGGCTTCGGCCGGGAGCCTGCTCGATATCGTGCATGAACTTCCGGCGCAGGCCCGCACCGCGCTGCTGCTCGGCCATAATCCGGGACTTGAAGATCTGATCCTGACGCTGATCCCCGATCGCGCAGGCGATGCGCTACGCGACTCGGTCGAGGAGAAGTTTCCGACCGCCGCAATTGCCGAGATGACCTTCGATGTCGCCGACTGGACCGCGATCCGCGCCGACAGCGGAACGCTGGTGCGCTTCATCCGCCCGCGCGATCTCGATCCTGCGCTCGGCCCCGCGCAGGACTGA
- the plsX gene encoding phosphate acyltransferase PlsX — MTSSERIAVDAMGGDEGLAVMLAGVARARHRFEGMRFLLVGDEAAIREGLKSHPNLTAASEIVHAPEIVTAEEKPSQAIRRAKVTSMGVAIDLVKKGEAAAAVSSGNTGALMAMSKLALRTMPGIDRPALAARMPTLGANDVVMLDLGANTEVDSRNLVQFAVMGAAYARTVLDLKAPRVALLNIGTEELKGTDIIRDAAQQLRAATHLPLSFTGFIEGNALSRGNVDVIVCDGFAGNIALKTVEGTARFVADLLRRAFSSSIRSKIGFLISRPATELLRHHLDPNNHNGAVFLGLNGIVVKSHGSANELGVDTAIGVAAKMVRDDLTRRIAEDLGNFEAQAA, encoded by the coding sequence ATGACCTCCAGCGAGCGAATCGCCGTCGATGCAATGGGCGGCGACGAAGGGCTGGCGGTCATGCTCGCCGGAGTCGCGCGTGCGCGGCACCGGTTCGAGGGGATGCGCTTTCTGCTGGTGGGGGACGAGGCCGCGATTCGCGAGGGCCTGAAGTCGCACCCCAACCTCACCGCCGCGTCGGAGATCGTCCACGCGCCGGAAATCGTTACTGCCGAAGAAAAGCCGAGCCAGGCGATTCGCCGCGCCAAGGTGACGTCGATGGGCGTTGCTATCGATCTGGTGAAGAAGGGCGAAGCTGCCGCTGCCGTGTCGTCGGGCAATACCGGCGCGCTGATGGCGATGTCGAAGCTCGCCCTGCGGACCATGCCGGGAATCGACCGGCCCGCGCTCGCCGCGCGCATGCCGACGCTCGGTGCCAACGACGTCGTGATGCTCGACCTTGGCGCCAATACCGAGGTCGACAGCCGCAACCTCGTCCAGTTCGCGGTTATGGGCGCGGCCTATGCGCGCACCGTGCTCGATCTCAAGGCGCCGCGTGTCGCGCTGCTCAACATCGGTACCGAGGAACTCAAGGGCACCGACATCATCCGCGACGCCGCGCAGCAACTGCGCGCCGCGACTCACCTGCCATTGAGCTTCACCGGCTTCATCGAGGGCAACGCCTTGTCGCGCGGCAATGTCGATGTGATCGTGTGCGACGGCTTTGCCGGCAACATCGCGCTCAAGACGGTCGAAGGCACCGCGCGTTTCGTCGCCGATCTGCTCCGTCGCGCTTTTTCGAGTTCAATCCGTTCCAAGATCGGTTTCCTGATCTCGCGTCCGGCTACCGAGTTGTTGCGCCACCATCTCGACCCCAACAACCATAATGGGGCGGTCTTTCTCGGCCTCAACGGCATCGTCGTGAAGAGCCACGGCAGCGCCAACGAATTGGGCGTCGATACCGCGATCGGGGTTGCGGCGAAGATGGTGCGTGACGATCTCACACGACGGATCGCCGAGGATCTGGGTAATTTCGAGGCGCAAGCTGCATGA
- a CDS encoding COQ9 family protein produces the protein MVDVADMTLDELRIALAPHLAPNAAFDGWNEQAVRAAADAIGADHDVARLAVPGNAVDMIDLWFAGIDRRMAEALPPETLGAMKIRAKITALVEARLDALAPDREALRRAVAILAMPRNAARAAKLGWRSADTMWRLAGDTATDYNHYTKRAMLAGIYAATIAVFLNDDSEGQAETRAFLARRIENIMQFEKAKAKLAGRKDHRFSMSRFIGRLRYNAR, from the coding sequence ATGGTCGATGTCGCCGACATGACGCTGGACGAGCTGCGTATCGCGCTCGCGCCGCATCTCGCCCCCAATGCCGCGTTCGACGGCTGGAACGAACAGGCCGTGCGGGCCGCCGCCGACGCGATCGGCGCCGACCATGACGTCGCGCGGCTCGCGGTGCCGGGCAATGCCGTCGACATGATCGACCTGTGGTTCGCGGGGATCGACCGGCGCATGGCGGAAGCGCTGCCACCGGAAACGCTTGGGGCGATGAAGATCCGTGCGAAGATCACCGCGCTCGTCGAAGCGCGGCTCGACGCGCTCGCGCCGGACCGGGAGGCACTGCGCCGCGCAGTCGCGATCCTGGCGATGCCTCGGAACGCCGCCCGCGCCGCGAAGCTCGGCTGGCGCTCGGCGGACACGATGTGGCGGCTCGCGGGCGACACCGCCACCGACTACAACCACTATACCAAGCGCGCGATGCTCGCCGGCATCTATGCCGCGACGATCGCCGTGTTCCTCAACGACGACAGCGAAGGCCAGGCCGAAACCCGCGCCTTCCTCGCCCGCCGGATCGAGAACATCATGCAGTTCGAAAAGGCCAAGGCGAAGCTCGCGGGACGCAAAGACCATCGCTTCAGCATGTCGCGCTTCATCGGCCGGCTGCGCTACAACGCGCGGTGA
- the nudC gene encoding NAD(+) diphosphatase, giving the protein MRADVGFTGARLDRADRERNDPQALAAALADRRARLLKLDGLEPEVDGEGQLVWTSLADLPERAEPLFLGYIGGTPHFVPLAMGERHGVARSPALFQMLGLMPADQAGLYACARSLVDWHQRHGFCPACGGATDPFRAGWARRCPSCAAEHFPRTDPVVIMLAEYEGRALLGRQAAWPAGRYSALAGFVEVGESIEEAVARETLEEAGVAVRDVRYVASQPWPFPSSLMIACIAQAEGDSLTLDTDELEDAIWVTRDEVRAALDGHPDARFGAPPPYAIAHTLLRAWLGD; this is encoded by the coding sequence ATGCGTGCCGATGTCGGCTTCACCGGTGCGCGACTCGACCGCGCCGACCGCGAACGCAATGATCCGCAGGCGCTTGCCGCCGCGTTGGCCGACCGGCGCGCGCGGCTGCTGAAGCTCGATGGCCTTGAACCCGAGGTCGATGGCGAGGGGCAGCTGGTCTGGACCAGCCTCGCCGATCTGCCCGAGAGGGCCGAGCCGCTGTTCCTCGGCTATATCGGCGGCACGCCGCATTTCGTGCCGCTGGCGATGGGGGAACGGCACGGCGTTGCGCGCTCGCCCGCCCTGTTCCAGATGCTCGGACTGATGCCCGCCGATCAGGCCGGCCTCTATGCCTGCGCGCGCAGCCTCGTCGACTGGCACCAGCGTCATGGCTTCTGTCCGGCCTGCGGTGGCGCTACCGATCCGTTCCGCGCGGGCTGGGCGCGGCGCTGTCCTTCCTGTGCCGCCGAGCATTTTCCGCGCACCGATCCGGTGGTGATCATGCTCGCCGAATATGAGGGCCGTGCGCTGCTCGGCCGTCAGGCGGCCTGGCCCGCAGGCCGCTATTCGGCCCTCGCCGGTTTCGTCGAGGTGGGCGAATCGATCGAGGAGGCGGTCGCGCGCGAGACGCTCGAGGAAGCCGGCGTCGCCGTGCGCGATGTTCGCTACGTCGCCAGCCAGCCCTGGCCGTTCCCGTCCTCGCTGATGATCGCCTGCATCGCGCAGGCCGAGGGCGATTCGCTCACCCTCGACACCGACGAGCTGGAGGACGCGATCTGGGTGACGCGGGACGAGGTGCGCGCGGCGCTCGACGGGCATCCGGACGCCCGATTCGGCGCGCCGCCGCCCTATGCGATCGCCCACACGCTGCTGCGTGCGTGGCTGGGCGACTAG
- the rpmF gene encoding 50S ribosomal protein L32, with product MAVPKRKVSPSRRGMRRSHDALKVEAFQECPNCGELKRPHVLCGACGHYNGREIVSVEG from the coding sequence ATGGCCGTCCCCAAGAGAAAAGTTTCGCCGAGCCGCCGTGGTATGCGCCGCTCGCACGACGCGCTGAAGGTCGAGGCGTTCCAGGAATGCCCGAACTGTGGCGAACTGAAACGCCCGCACGTGCTGTGCGGCGCCTGCGGCCACTATAACGGCCGCGAGATCGTGTCGGTCGAGGGCTGA
- a CDS encoding MAPEG family protein, whose protein sequence is MDAIILPVALATTAACAILNLWLAMRVGMVRRAEKISIGDGGSERLTARMRAQLNFAEYAPIVLILIALIELAVGTVDWLWGVAALFVVARILHPFGMDGWRPGRAIGIVLTFLILAGLALYAASIPYFGFGESETIELIQAG, encoded by the coding sequence ATGGACGCGATTATCCTGCCCGTGGCGCTCGCCACCACTGCCGCGTGTGCAATTCTCAACCTCTGGCTCGCCATGCGAGTCGGGATGGTGCGGCGGGCAGAGAAGATCTCGATCGGAGACGGCGGCAGTGAGCGGCTGACCGCCCGGATGCGCGCGCAGCTCAACTTCGCCGAATATGCGCCGATCGTGCTGATCCTGATCGCGCTGATCGAGCTGGCGGTGGGAACCGTCGACTGGCTGTGGGGCGTCGCCGCACTGTTCGTCGTCGCGCGAATCCTTCATCCCTTCGGCATGGACGGATGGAGGCCCGGCCGCGCGATCGGCATTGTCCTCACCTTCCTGATTCTCGCGGGCCTGGCACTCTACGCTGCGAGCATCCCCTATTTCGGCTTCGGCGAAAGCGAGACGATCGAACTGATCCAGGCAGGCTAG
- a CDS encoding integration host factor subunit alpha translates to MATAATLTRADLADALHREVGLSRADASRLVEQILRHMCEALAEGENVKISGFGSFILRDKGERIGRNPKTGVEVPIAPRRVLTFRASQMLRDRIVSGG, encoded by the coding sequence ATGGCCACCGCTGCGACGCTGACGAGAGCCGATCTGGCCGATGCATTGCATCGCGAAGTCGGTCTGTCGCGCGCGGATGCTTCACGGCTCGTGGAACAGATTCTGCGCCATATGTGCGAGGCGCTTGCCGAAGGCGAGAATGTGAAGATTTCGGGCTTTGGCAGCTTCATCCTCCGGGACAAGGGCGAGCGGATCGGCCGCAACCCCAAGACCGGTGTCGAGGTGCCGATCGCGCCGCGCCGTGTGCTGACCTTCCGTGCCAGCCAGATGCTGCGCGACCGGATCGTCAGCGGGGGATGA
- a CDS encoding beta-ketoacyl-ACP synthase III: MTELVRRAVIAGTGSALPPRRVSNAELAEQVDTSDEWIVERTGIRFRHIAADGETTSTLATDAARAALAAAGIEAAAIDLIVLATATPDQTFPASATKVQAALGINDCVAFDVAAVCSGFLYALQVAESMIRAGSAEKALVIGAETFSRILDWEDRATCVLFGDGAGAIVLEAQASEAAGGRGVLATKLHADGRHNQLLYVDGGPSTTGTVGKLRMKGKEVFRHAVVNLASVMGESLAAAGLEASDVDWVVPHQANARILDATAKKLGLAPEKVIVTVDRHANTSAASVPLALDAAVRDGRIKRGDLLVLEAMGGGFTWGASVVRF; encoded by the coding sequence ATGACTGAGTTGGTGCGTCGCGCCGTGATTGCCGGAACCGGATCGGCGCTTCCGCCGCGCCGGGTCTCCAATGCCGAGCTGGCGGAACAAGTGGACACGAGCGACGAGTGGATCGTCGAGCGGACCGGTATCCGTTTTCGGCACATTGCTGCCGATGGCGAGACCACTTCGACGCTCGCAACCGACGCGGCCAGGGCGGCGCTGGCGGCCGCCGGGATCGAGGCGGCGGCCATCGATCTGATCGTTCTTGCGACCGCGACGCCCGACCAGACCTTCCCCGCCAGCGCGACCAAGGTGCAAGCGGCGCTCGGCATCAACGATTGCGTGGCGTTCGACGTTGCCGCCGTCTGCTCGGGCTTTCTGTACGCGCTGCAGGTGGCGGAGAGCATGATCCGCGCGGGCAGCGCCGAGAAGGCGCTCGTCATCGGCGCGGAGACATTCAGCCGTATCCTCGACTGGGAAGACCGTGCGACCTGCGTGCTGTTCGGCGACGGCGCAGGCGCGATCGTGCTTGAGGCACAAGCGAGCGAAGCGGCGGGTGGCCGCGGCGTGCTCGCGACGAAGCTGCATGCTGACGGGCGACACAACCAGCTCCTCTATGTCGATGGGGGGCCGTCCACCACCGGCACGGTCGGCAAGCTGCGGATGAAGGGCAAGGAAGTGTTCCGTCATGCCGTAGTCAATCTTGCCAGCGTGATGGGTGAAAGCCTGGCCGCGGCGGGGCTTGAGGCTAGTGACGTCGATTGGGTGGTACCCCATCAGGCTAATGCCCGCATCCTGGACGCGACCGCCAAGAAGCTTGGGCTCGCGCCCGAGAAGGTGATCGTGACGGTCGATCGGCATGCCAATACCTCGGCCGCTTCGGTGCCCCTTGCTCTCGATGCAGCGGTCCGTGACGGACGCATCAAACGCGGCGACCTGCTGGTACTGGAGGCGATGGGCGGCGGCTTCACCTGGGGCGCGTCGGTCGTCCGTTTCTGA
- a CDS encoding alkene reductase translates to MPSLFDPIALGAIRAPNRVLMAPLTRGRATVEAVPTAIMADYYAQRAGAGLIISEATGISRQGLGWPFAPGLWTDAQVEGWKPVTEAVHRAGGRIVAQLWHMGRQVHSSVIGEQPVSSSATTSPGKVHTYGGRQPYEQARALGIEEIPAILDDYARATENALKAGFDGVQIHAANGYLIDQFLRDNANFRTDGYGGSVENRIRLLNEVSERVVAVAGAERTGVRLSPNGASQGVDDSDPEAVFVPAAKRLEEIGVAFLELREPGPEGTYGNTDVPRLSPAIRKVFGGPLIVNSDYFTREDAQAALDSGVADAVSFGRAYLANPDLIERLKQGAPLNEWDMKSWYGGGAEGYTDYPQLKDQEAA, encoded by the coding sequence ATGCCGAGCCTGTTCGACCCCATCGCCCTTGGCGCGATCCGTGCGCCCAACCGGGTGCTGATGGCGCCGCTGACGCGCGGCCGAGCGACGGTCGAAGCTGTGCCGACCGCAATCATGGCCGATTACTATGCGCAGCGCGCAGGCGCTGGCCTGATCATCTCCGAAGCGACCGGGATCAGCCGCCAGGGGCTGGGCTGGCCGTTCGCGCCGGGCCTTTGGACCGACGCTCAGGTCGAAGGCTGGAAGCCGGTGACCGAGGCGGTCCACCGGGCGGGCGGGCGGATCGTCGCGCAGCTTTGGCATATGGGGCGCCAGGTCCACAGCTCGGTGATCGGCGAGCAGCCGGTGTCGTCCTCCGCGACGACCAGCCCGGGCAAGGTCCACACCTATGGCGGCCGCCAGCCCTATGAGCAGGCACGCGCGCTGGGGATCGAAGAGATTCCCGCTATCCTCGACGATTATGCGCGTGCGACCGAGAATGCGCTCAAGGCCGGGTTCGACGGGGTCCAGATCCATGCCGCGAACGGCTATCTGATCGACCAGTTCCTGCGCGACAATGCCAATTTCCGCACCGACGGCTATGGCGGCAGCGTTGAGAACCGTATCCGCCTGTTGAACGAGGTGAGCGAACGGGTCGTCGCGGTGGCCGGGGCGGAGCGCACCGGCGTTCGCCTTTCCCCCAATGGCGCGTCACAGGGGGTGGACGACAGCGACCCCGAAGCCGTGTTCGTGCCGGCGGCGAAGCGGCTGGAGGAGATCGGCGTCGCGTTCCTGGAACTGCGCGAGCCGGGGCCGGAGGGGACCTATGGCAACACCGATGTGCCGAGGCTGAGCCCGGCGATCCGCAAGGTCTTTGGCGGTCCGCTGATCGTCAATTCGGACTATTTCACCCGCGAGGACGCACAGGCCGCGCTCGACAGCGGCGTCGCGGATGCGGTGAGCTTTGGCCGCGCCTATCTCGCCAATCCCGACCTGATCGAACGGCTGAAGCAGGGCGCACCGCTGAACGAGTGGGACATGAAGAGCTGGTATGGCGGCGGAGCGGAGGGTTACACCGACTATCCTCAACTCAAGGATCAGGAAGCGGCCTGA